In [Leptolyngbya] sp. PCC 7376, a genomic segment contains:
- a CDS encoding rhodanese-related sulfurtransferase, protein MKDFVVITFYKFFEFTDYKEQQQPIYNFAAEQNILGTILLASEGINATIAGTETSIQAMLDFLRGDRRLADLTHKISTAQKAPFKRLKVRLKKEIVTFGQPDAKPSEQVGKYISPSQWNELIQDPEVTLVDTRNDYEISIGTFQGAKNPNTKSFRDFPQYVSENLDPAQNPKVAMFCTGGIRCEKATSYLLQQGFQEVYHLQGGILKYLEEVPEEQSLWEGECFVFDERVTVKHGLEEGEYELCYACGHPIDAEDKATEAYEIGISCPYCIEALTPERRAKFAEKWQQRQQMKANA, encoded by the coding sequence ATGAAGGATTTTGTTGTAATCACTTTTTATAAATTCTTTGAATTTACCGACTATAAAGAGCAACAACAGCCCATCTACAATTTTGCCGCTGAGCAAAATATCTTGGGTACAATCCTCCTCGCTTCAGAAGGAATTAATGCCACTATTGCTGGCACTGAAACTTCGATCCAAGCCATGTTGGATTTCTTGAGGGGCGATCGCCGGCTAGCAGACCTCACCCATAAAATTTCCACTGCCCAGAAAGCGCCCTTTAAACGCCTTAAAGTTCGCCTCAAAAAAGAAATTGTCACCTTCGGTCAACCTGATGCAAAACCCAGTGAGCAAGTGGGCAAATATATTTCTCCTAGCCAATGGAATGAGCTGATCCAAGATCCCGAAGTTACCCTCGTCGATACCCGCAATGATTACGAAATAAGTATTGGCACATTCCAAGGCGCTAAAAATCCCAACACAAAATCCTTCCGCGACTTCCCCCAATACGTTTCCGAAAACCTAGATCCAGCTCAAAATCCAAAAGTCGCCATGTTTTGTACTGGTGGCATCCGCTGTGAAAAAGCGACATCCTATCTTCTCCAGCAAGGCTTTCAAGAGGTCTACCATCTCCAAGGCGGCATTTTAAAATATCTAGAAGAAGTCCCCGAAGAGCAAAGTTTGTGGGAAGGTGAATGCTTTGTTTTCGATGAACGTGTCACCGTTAAACATGGCCTAGAAGAAGGCGAATATGAATTATGCTATGCCTGCGGCCATCCTATTGATGCAGAAGATAAAGCGACAGAAGCCTATGAAATTGGGATTTCTTGCCCCTACTGTATTGAAGCGCTCACTCCCGAAAGACGTGCCAAATTTGCAGAAAAATGGCAACAACGCCAACAGATGAAAGCCAATGCATAG
- a CDS encoding CCA tRNA nucleotidyltransferase, protein MVLASPQKRLADFLRSLPFSVEELPSETCLVGGAVRDALLQRQSQYIDFDFVLPERAVETAREISQRYKAGFVVLDPERNIARVVFPQGTLDFAQQEGHSLETDLYRRDYRANAIAYHIRSNHLIDPLKGLNDLDNRVLRMVAAENLVDDPLRLLRAYRQAAQLGFSIDATTRLKLREYAPLIENIAAERVQHELNYLLEHAVGDRWLKAAYEDGILNYWLPTVSQENIVTLQRIQPIWQQLTAKFPAFQEHPLWLYWAKLTCLAGSTPETAQKTILKLKYSRQELRIVVLVAEVLPQLMAIATEPMTLREQYLFFQNIKTHFPVAAIVAQAYGIDSHHLAPLLSRYFDPTDQVAHPKPLLTGKDLIQQLDLQPSPQIGYLLTEIHVAYIEGEIQTKDEAIQWGRSLLETMP, encoded by the coding sequence ATGGTTCTGGCATCTCCTCAAAAACGTTTGGCTGATTTTTTGCGATCGCTGCCATTTTCAGTGGAGGAATTACCGTCGGAAACTTGTTTGGTTGGGGGTGCTGTGCGGGATGCGTTATTACAGCGGCAGAGCCAATATATTGATTTCGATTTTGTATTGCCAGAGCGAGCAGTGGAGACGGCGCGGGAAATTTCCCAGCGATATAAAGCGGGATTTGTGGTGCTCGATCCTGAACGAAATATTGCACGAGTGGTTTTTCCGCAGGGAACGCTCGATTTTGCGCAGCAGGAAGGTCATAGTCTCGAAACAGATCTCTACCGCCGGGATTATCGTGCCAATGCGATCGCCTACCATATTCGCTCAAATCATCTGATCGACCCTCTGAAAGGGTTAAATGACCTCGATAATCGCGTTTTGCGAATGGTAGCGGCTGAAAATTTAGTCGATGATCCATTGCGATTGTTGCGAGCCTATCGTCAGGCAGCACAGCTTGGATTTTCGATTGATGCGACAACCCGCTTGAAATTGCGGGAATATGCACCTTTAATCGAAAATATTGCAGCAGAACGAGTTCAACATGAATTGAATTATTTGCTTGAACACGCGGTAGGCGATCGCTGGTTGAAAGCAGCCTATGAAGACGGCATTTTAAATTATTGGCTACCAACCGTGTCGCAAGAAAATATTGTGACACTCCAGCGTATTCAACCGATTTGGCAACAGCTCACCGCGAAATTTCCAGCCTTTCAAGAGCATCCCTTGTGGCTCTACTGGGCGAAATTGACTTGCCTTGCTGGTAGTACTCCAGAAACAGCCCAAAAAACGATTCTTAAGCTTAAATATTCGCGTCAAGAGCTACGGATTGTGGTACTAGTCGCCGAAGTGTTGCCGCAGCTAATGGCGATCGCCACTGAACCGATGACCCTCCGTGAGCAATACCTATTCTTTCAAAACATCAAAACCCATTTTCCTGTAGCGGCTATTGTTGCCCAAGCCTATGGCATAGACAGCCACCATCTTGCTCCTCTCCTCAGCCGTTATTTTGACCCGACAGATCAAGTTGCTCACCCCAAACCTCTTCTCACGGGCAAAGACTTAATTCAGCAGCTCGATCTCCAACCCAGCCCTCAAATTGGTTATCTCCTCACCGAAATTCATGTCGCTTATATCGAGGGGGAAATTCAGACCAAGGATGAGGCAATCCAATGGGGGCGATCGCTACTCGAGACAATGCCTTAA